A genomic segment from Pseudoduganella chitinolytica encodes:
- the araD1 gene encoding AraD1 family protein — translation MLLVQFKSGDGRHVGILEQDTIRVIDGYATTYALAQAAIRGKQKLAELAQAAAGEKTVAFADVTVLAPLDHEDPAHCYVTGTGLTHLGSADARDAMHKKIGGDVETLSDSMKMFRLGVEGGKPAAGSAGAQPEWFYKGDGSIVAASGEALAMPDFALDGGEEPEIAGLYVIGDDGQPYRVGYAIGNEFSDHVTERQNYLYLAHSKLRACGVGPALLVGELPEHIDGVSRIRGTDGQVRWEKAFVSGEKNMSHTIANLEHHHFKYQLFKRPGDVHVHFFGTATLSFADNVQVAPGETFEIEAPAFGPALRNQLTVIETQVAKVSAL, via the coding sequence ATGCTGCTCGTACAATTCAAGTCCGGTGACGGCCGCCACGTCGGCATCCTGGAGCAGGACACCATCCGCGTCATCGACGGCTACGCCACCACCTACGCGCTGGCGCAGGCCGCGATCCGCGGCAAGCAGAAGCTGGCCGAGCTGGCGCAGGCCGCCGCCGGCGAGAAGACCGTCGCCTTTGCCGACGTCACCGTGCTGGCGCCGCTGGACCATGAAGACCCGGCCCACTGCTACGTCACCGGCACTGGCCTGACGCACCTGGGCAGCGCCGATGCGCGCGATGCGATGCACAAGAAGATCGGCGGCGACGTCGAGACGCTGTCGGATTCCATGAAGATGTTCCGCCTGGGCGTCGAAGGCGGCAAGCCTGCCGCGGGCAGCGCCGGCGCGCAGCCGGAATGGTTCTACAAGGGCGACGGCTCGATCGTGGCCGCCAGCGGCGAAGCGCTGGCCATGCCCGACTTCGCGCTGGACGGCGGCGAGGAACCGGAAATCGCCGGCCTGTACGTGATCGGCGACGACGGCCAGCCTTACCGCGTCGGCTATGCCATCGGCAACGAATTCTCCGACCACGTGACGGAGCGCCAGAACTACCTGTACCTCGCGCACTCGAAGCTGCGCGCCTGCGGCGTGGGCCCGGCGCTGCTGGTGGGCGAGCTGCCCGAGCATATCGACGGCGTCTCGCGCATCCGCGGCACCGACGGCCAGGTGCGCTGGGAGAAGGCGTTCGTCAGCGGCGAAAAGAACATGTCGCACACCATCGCGAACCTGGAACACCACCATTTCAAATACCAGCTGTTCAAGCGCCCCGGCGATGTGCACGTGCACTTCTTCGGCACCGCCACCCTGAGCTTTGCCGACAACGTGCAGGTCGCACCGGGCGAGACCTTCGAGATCGAAGCCCCCGCATTCGGCCCGGCGCTGCGCAACCAGCTGACCGTCATCGAAACCCAAGTCGCAAAGGTGAGCGCATTATGA
- a CDS encoding SDR family NAD(P)-dependent oxidoreductase gives MTELAKFGSLRGKRVFVTGGGTGIGEAIVETYAQQGAHVAFVDIAQEASLGLVERIKAAGHPAPRYRYCDITDIPALQQTIADLAAEMGDFDILVNNAANDQRHKPEEVTLEYWNDRIAINQRPMFFTCQSVLEGMKKKGGGSIINISSMSWHAKNGGYPVYGTTKAAVIGLTRCLARDFGPYGIRVNTVTPGWVMTQRQIDLWVDDAAEIEIKKAQCLPGKLMPEHVASMILFLGADDSAMCTGQEFIVDAGWV, from the coding sequence ATGACAGAGTTGGCCAAGTTCGGCAGCCTGCGCGGCAAGCGCGTATTCGTCACGGGTGGCGGCACCGGCATCGGTGAAGCCATCGTGGAAACCTACGCGCAGCAGGGCGCGCACGTCGCGTTCGTCGACATCGCGCAGGAAGCCAGCCTGGGGCTGGTGGAGCGCATCAAGGCGGCCGGCCATCCGGCGCCGCGCTACCGCTACTGCGACATCACCGACATCCCGGCGCTGCAGCAGACCATCGCCGACCTGGCGGCCGAGATGGGCGACTTCGACATCCTCGTCAACAACGCCGCCAACGACCAGCGCCACAAGCCGGAAGAGGTCACGCTGGAGTACTGGAACGATCGCATCGCGATCAACCAGCGCCCGATGTTCTTCACGTGCCAGTCCGTCCTGGAAGGCATGAAGAAGAAGGGCGGCGGCTCGATCATCAATATCAGCTCGATGTCGTGGCACGCCAAGAATGGTGGCTATCCCGTCTACGGCACCACCAAGGCGGCCGTGATCGGCCTGACGCGCTGCCTGGCACGCGATTTCGGCCCCTACGGCATCCGCGTCAACACCGTGACGCCGGGCTGGGTCATGACGCAGCGCCAGATCGACCTGTGGGTCGACGACGCGGCCGAGATCGAGATCAAGAAGGCGCAATGCCTGCCGGGCAAGCTGATGCCGGAGCACGTCGCCTCGATGATCCTGTTCCTGGGCGCCGATGACAGCGCCATGTGCACGGGCCAGGAATTCATCGTGGACGCCGGCTGGGTGTAA
- a CDS encoding alpha-N-arabinofuranosidase, which produces MIKRTILAISLAACGSAFAQVAVTIDTAKPGPVINKNIYGQFAEHLGTGIYEGMWVGPESPIPNTKGWRNDVIGALKELHVPLVRWPGGCFADEYHWKDGIGPRDKRPVKVNTNWGGVEENNAVGTHEFFDLAELLGAEVYVNGNLGTGSNQEMSEWVEYMTSDSKSTLAELRRKNGRDKPWKLDYFAIGNEAWGCGGNMTPEHYANLYKNAAAFVRTPPNAKPKFVASGGHDNDIRWSDVLSKQIKQNIDGISFHYYTIPTGKWEVKGAATGFKEDQWASTMKNTLAMDKLIRQNTALMDKNDPQKKIGLYVDEWGTWYDVEPGTNAGFLYQQNSLRDAVVAALNFNIFHAHAERVRMTNIAQMVNVLQAMILTDKNRMILTPTYHAFRMYVPFQDATALPVAIKNNGKYSVGSVSVPQVSASAARGKDGKVYLALVNTNPNKAVDVTVNVTGMGAGKAVGQVLTAAAMDAHNTFASPEAVKPAPFAAQANGGKLTVQLPAKSVVVTSVE; this is translated from the coding sequence ATGATAAAACGTACCATCCTCGCCATCAGCCTCGCGGCCTGCGGCAGCGCGTTCGCGCAGGTCGCGGTGACGATCGACACGGCCAAGCCGGGTCCTGTCATCAACAAGAACATCTACGGCCAGTTCGCCGAGCACCTGGGCACCGGCATCTACGAAGGCATGTGGGTCGGGCCCGAGTCGCCCATCCCGAACACGAAGGGCTGGCGCAACGACGTCATCGGCGCGCTCAAGGAACTGCACGTGCCGCTGGTGCGCTGGCCGGGCGGCTGCTTCGCCGACGAGTACCACTGGAAGGACGGCATCGGCCCGCGCGACAAGCGCCCCGTCAAGGTCAACACCAACTGGGGCGGCGTGGAAGAGAACAACGCCGTGGGCACGCACGAGTTCTTCGACCTGGCCGAGCTGCTGGGTGCCGAGGTCTACGTCAACGGCAACCTGGGCACGGGCTCGAACCAGGAAATGTCGGAATGGGTCGAGTACATGACGTCCGACTCGAAATCCACGCTGGCCGAACTGCGCCGCAAGAACGGCCGCGACAAGCCATGGAAGCTGGACTATTTCGCCATCGGCAACGAGGCATGGGGCTGCGGCGGCAACATGACGCCGGAACACTACGCCAACCTGTACAAGAATGCCGCCGCCTTCGTGCGCACGCCGCCGAACGCCAAGCCGAAGTTCGTCGCCAGCGGCGGCCATGACAACGACATCCGCTGGTCCGACGTGCTGTCGAAACAGATCAAGCAGAACATCGACGGCATCAGCTTCCACTACTACACGATCCCGACCGGCAAGTGGGAAGTGAAGGGCGCTGCCACGGGCTTCAAGGAAGACCAGTGGGCCAGCACGATGAAGAACACGCTGGCGATGGACAAGCTGATTCGCCAGAACACGGCGCTGATGGACAAGAACGACCCGCAGAAGAAGATCGGCCTGTATGTCGACGAGTGGGGCACGTGGTACGACGTCGAGCCGGGCACCAACGCCGGCTTCCTGTACCAGCAGAACAGCCTGCGCGACGCGGTCGTCGCGGCGCTCAACTTCAACATCTTCCATGCCCACGCCGAGCGGGTGCGCATGACGAACATCGCGCAGATGGTCAACGTGCTGCAGGCGATGATCCTGACCGACAAGAACCGCATGATCCTGACGCCGACGTACCACGCGTTCCGGATGTACGTGCCGTTCCAGGACGCGACGGCGCTGCCGGTGGCGATCAAGAACAACGGCAAGTACAGCGTCGGCAGCGTCTCGGTGCCGCAGGTGAGCGCTTCGGCCGCGCGCGGCAAGGACGGCAAGGTGTACCTGGCACTCGTCAACACCAACCCGAACAAGGCGGTGGACGTAACGGTCAACGTGACCGGCATGGGTGCCGGGAAAGCGGTCGGCCAGGTGCTGACGGCGGCGGCGATGGATGCGCACAACACGTTCGCATCGCCCGAAGCGGTGAAACCGGCGCCGTTCGCGGCGCAGGCCAATGGGGGCAAGCTGACCGTCCAGCTGCCAGCGAAGTCCGTCGTCGTTACGTCCGTGGAGTAA
- a CDS encoding glycoside hydrolase family 43 protein produces the protein MPIYTRPAAMLATLALLCANASADTFSPHNPLVQQRADPHVTLHGDGWYYFTATVPEYDRIELRRAKSLNDLGAAPAKTIWRQHASGPMSKNIWAPELHRIDGKWYLYFTAGRADAPLEIRLYVLENAAANPMEGTWTERGRIDTGWETFSLDATTFELRGQRYLAWTQRPPTADKHITGIYIAKMRSPVALDGPATLLSLPEYTWEKVKFDVNEAPAVLVRNGRVFLTYSASATDANYALGMLTAKEGANLLDQAAWTKSPVPVLASGGGQYGPGHNAFTTTPDGKQDILVYHARSYRDIPGNELNDPNRHTRAQLIRWGADGTPDFGMPIPD, from the coding sequence ATGCCGATCTACACCCGACCCGCCGCGATGCTGGCGACCCTCGCCCTGCTGTGCGCCAACGCCAGCGCTGACACGTTTTCGCCCCACAACCCGCTGGTACAGCAACGCGCCGACCCGCACGTCACGCTGCATGGCGACGGCTGGTACTACTTCACGGCGACGGTACCGGAATACGACCGCATCGAACTGCGCCGTGCGAAGTCGCTGAACGACCTGGGTGCCGCGCCGGCCAAGACGATCTGGCGCCAGCACGCCTCGGGCCCGATGAGCAAGAACATCTGGGCGCCGGAACTGCACCGTATCGATGGCAAGTGGTACCTGTACTTCACGGCGGGCCGGGCCGACGCCCCGCTCGAGATCCGCCTGTATGTGCTGGAAAACGCGGCGGCCAATCCCATGGAAGGGACGTGGACGGAGCGCGGCCGCATCGACACGGGCTGGGAGACGTTTTCGCTGGACGCGACCACGTTCGAGCTGCGCGGCCAGCGCTACCTGGCATGGACGCAGCGCCCGCCGACGGCCGACAAGCACATCACCGGTATCTATATAGCGAAGATGCGCTCGCCGGTGGCGCTGGACGGCCCGGCGACCCTGCTGTCGCTGCCCGAATACACGTGGGAAAAAGTAAAATTCGACGTCAACGAAGCGCCCGCCGTGCTGGTGCGCAACGGCCGCGTCTTCCTGACCTACTCCGCCAGCGCCACCGATGCCAACTACGCGCTGGGCATGCTGACGGCAAAGGAGGGCGCCAACCTGCTTGACCAGGCGGCGTGGACGAAGTCGCCCGTGCCGGTGCTGGCGAGCGGTGGCGGCCAGTACGGCCCGGGCCACAATGCATTTACCACGACGCCGGATGGCAAGCAGGACATCCTGGTCTACCATGCGCGCAGCTATCGCGATATTCCAGGTAACGAGCTGAACGATCCGAACCGCCATACGCGGGCCCAGCTCATCCGCTGGGGCGCAGACGGCACGCCAGACTTCGGTATGCCGATCCCCGACTGA
- a CDS encoding aldehyde dehydrogenase (NADP(+)), with protein sequence MTIITGEALIGGSAVKGTGNHFKAFDPSKREQIEPAFHAVDEDQIDAACQLAAEAFDTFRATSNEERARFLETVGEQIMALGDDLIVRAMAESGLPRVRLEGERGRTVNQLRLFAELLREGSWADARIDSALPERTPPRPDLRLRMIGLGPVAVFAASNFPLAFSVAGGDTASAFAAGCPVVLKAHSAHPGTSELVARAVVKAVELSGLPAGVFALLTGTGRHIGQGLVAHPAIQAVGFTGSRGGGTALMAVAANRPQPIPVYAEMSSINPVFLLPGALAARGESIAQGFAQSLTMGVGQFCTNPGLVLGIAGADFDAFAKTAAAALESVPGAPMLTPGIAGSYQDGVQTLAAQGCVKTLALAAQEEGRGAPALFATTAASFLTEQALHGEVFGPASLLVACQDVAEMRAVTEHLEGQLTATLQLDENDDGDIAAAQQLLPALERKVGRILANGYPTGVEVSTAMVHGGPFPATADGRSTSVGTAAIHRFLRPVCYQSLPQRLLPEALRDGNPQGIWRRRDGVLGKD encoded by the coding sequence ATGACCATCATTACCGGTGAAGCACTGATCGGCGGCAGCGCCGTCAAGGGTACTGGCAACCACTTCAAGGCGTTCGACCCGAGCAAGCGCGAACAGATCGAACCGGCATTCCATGCCGTCGACGAAGATCAGATCGATGCGGCCTGCCAGCTGGCCGCCGAGGCGTTCGACACGTTCCGCGCCACTTCCAATGAGGAGCGCGCGCGCTTCCTGGAAACCGTGGGCGAGCAGATCATGGCCTTGGGCGACGACTTGATCGTCCGCGCGATGGCCGAATCGGGCCTGCCGCGCGTGCGCCTGGAAGGCGAGCGCGGTCGCACCGTCAACCAGCTGCGCCTCTTTGCCGAGCTGTTGCGCGAAGGCTCGTGGGCCGACGCCCGCATCGACAGCGCGCTGCCGGAACGCACACCGCCACGCCCCGACCTGCGCCTGCGCATGATCGGCCTGGGCCCGGTCGCGGTGTTCGCGGCATCGAACTTCCCGCTGGCGTTTTCCGTCGCTGGCGGCGACACGGCGTCGGCCTTCGCGGCCGGCTGCCCCGTGGTGCTGAAGGCGCATTCCGCCCACCCCGGCACCTCCGAGCTGGTGGCCCGCGCGGTCGTCAAGGCCGTCGAGCTTAGTGGCCTGCCGGCTGGCGTGTTCGCGCTGCTGACGGGCACCGGCCGCCATATCGGCCAGGGCCTGGTCGCCCATCCGGCCATCCAGGCCGTGGGCTTCACCGGTTCGCGCGGCGGCGGCACGGCGCTGATGGCTGTCGCGGCCAACCGTCCGCAGCCGATTCCCGTGTATGCGGAAATGAGCAGCATCAATCCCGTGTTCCTGCTGCCGGGCGCGCTGGCCGCGCGCGGCGAGTCCATCGCGCAAGGCTTCGCCCAGTCGCTGACGATGGGTGTGGGCCAGTTCTGCACCAACCCGGGCCTGGTGCTGGGTATCGCGGGTGCTGATTTCGACGCCTTTGCCAAGACGGCGGCGGCCGCGCTGGAAAGCGTGCCGGGCGCACCGATGCTGACCCCCGGCATCGCCGGCAGCTACCAGGATGGCGTGCAGACGCTGGCCGCGCAAGGCTGCGTCAAGACGCTGGCGCTGGCCGCGCAGGAAGAAGGCCGCGGCGCCCCGGCGCTGTTCGCCACGACGGCCGCGTCGTTCCTGACCGAGCAGGCGCTGCACGGCGAGGTGTTCGGTCCTGCATCCCTGCTGGTGGCGTGCCAGGACGTCGCCGAAATGCGCGCCGTCACCGAGCACCTGGAAGGCCAGCTGACGGCGACCCTGCAGCTGGACGAGAACGACGACGGCGACATCGCCGCCGCGCAGCAACTGCTGCCGGCGCTGGAGCGCAAGGTCGGCCGCATCCTGGCCAACGGCTATCCGACCGGCGTCGAGGTGTCGACGGCGATGGTGCACGGCGGCCCGTTCCCGGCCACGGCCGATGGCCGCAGCACGTCGGTGGGCACGGCGGCGATCCACCGCTTCCTGCGCCCCGTGTGCTACCAGAGCCTGCCGCAGCGCCTGCTGCCCGAAGCACTGCGCGACGGTAACCCGCAGGGCATCTGGCGCCGCCGCGACGGCGTGCTGGGCAAGGATTGA
- a CDS encoding helix-turn-helix transcriptional regulator yields MTTPLLDYDAWMHTIYSGASAPERWPDILQTLGTGLGASKALLFTPMHCPAEGGFHYAAGIPEDFLGVACGRCHQVDLWTRAGLRAGFFVEGNVGVGAQLVPDGELLRSDWYRNYLSLGGLAQMLVCVVSGVGQAGTLPVLCSFFRDVHEPPFTLADRERLALLAPHLSRSIGIMRRLLQCERTALAGTAALDRLRHGVLFIDEGAKVVFENKAANALLNARDALLRHNCPYPVMGYTVGARDVGCQETLAATLAGTLQGDPASERAIVVPRPSGRTPLIVKCAMAGPSGNSFAAATIFIVDMGSPTRVEAELLARAFNLSRGEARVAVALASAGAVGDIAQTMCLSTNTVKTHLKNIYAKTGITHRSELMKAIVALSDLTQHHPAG; encoded by the coding sequence ATGACCACGCCACTTCTGGACTACGATGCATGGATGCACACTATTTATAGTGGCGCATCGGCACCGGAGCGCTGGCCGGACATCCTTCAAACGCTCGGCACCGGCCTGGGTGCTTCGAAGGCGCTGTTGTTTACTCCCATGCATTGTCCCGCCGAAGGGGGATTCCACTATGCCGCCGGCATTCCGGAAGATTTCCTCGGGGTCGCCTGCGGACGCTGCCATCAGGTCGACCTGTGGACGCGCGCCGGGCTGCGCGCAGGGTTCTTCGTTGAAGGCAATGTCGGGGTCGGTGCCCAACTGGTGCCGGACGGCGAACTGCTGCGCTCGGACTGGTACCGCAACTATCTGTCGCTGGGCGGATTGGCGCAGATGCTGGTGTGCGTTGTGTCCGGTGTGGGGCAGGCCGGCACGCTTCCCGTCCTGTGCAGCTTCTTTCGCGACGTGCACGAACCCCCGTTCACGCTGGCAGACCGGGAGCGGCTGGCGTTGCTGGCCCCACACCTGTCGCGTTCGATAGGAATCATGCGCCGGCTACTTCAGTGCGAGCGCACGGCCCTGGCAGGCACGGCCGCCTTGGACCGGTTGCGCCACGGTGTGCTGTTCATCGACGAGGGCGCCAAGGTCGTTTTCGAGAACAAGGCCGCGAACGCCCTGCTCAATGCACGCGATGCGCTGCTTCGGCATAACTGCCCCTATCCCGTCATGGGCTACACCGTCGGCGCACGCGACGTCGGCTGCCAGGAAACGCTGGCGGCCACCCTGGCGGGAACGTTGCAGGGCGATCCCGCGAGCGAACGGGCAATCGTCGTCCCACGCCCGTCGGGGCGCACTCCACTCATCGTCAAGTGCGCCATGGCCGGACCGAGCGGCAACAGCTTCGCGGCAGCCACGATATTCATCGTTGACATGGGTAGCCCGACTCGCGTCGAAGCCGAATTGCTTGCCCGCGCCTTCAACCTGTCGCGCGGCGAAGCCCGGGTTGCCGTCGCCCTGGCCTCGGCGGGGGCAGTGGGGGACATCGCGCAAACAATGTGCTTGTCCACCAACACCGTCAAGACTCATCTGAAGAACATCTATGCCAAGACCGGTATCACGCATCGCTCCGAGCTGATGAAAGCCATCGTCGCGCTGTCGGATCTGACGCAGCATCACCCGGCCGGCTGA
- a CDS encoding IlvD/Edd family dehydratase: protein MSETKKNVKLRSAEWFGTQDKNGFMYRSWMKNQGIPDHEFQGKPIIGICNTWSELTPCNAHFRKIAEHVKKGIIEAGGWPVEFPVFSSGESNLRPTAMLTRNLASMDVEESIRGNPMDAVVLLVGCDKTTPALLMGAASCDIPAIVVTGGPMLNGKLNGKSIGSGTAVWQLHEQVKAGEITMHDFLAAEAGHSRSAGTCNTMGTASTMACMAEALGTSLPHNAAIPAVDARRYVLAHMSGMRIVDMVWEDLRLSKILTREAFENAIRVNAAIGGSTNAVIHLKAIAGRIGVDLELEDWTRVGRGTPTVVDLLPSGRFLMEEFYYAGGLPGVLRRLGEHGLLPNKDALTVNGKTIWENNQDAPIYDEEVIRPIDKPLIKDGGICILRGNLAPRGAVLKPSAASPHLMQHRGRAIVFEDFDHYKTRILDPDLDVDENCVLVMKNCGPKGYPGMAEVGNMGLPPKLLAKGIKDMVRISDARMSGTAYGTVVLHVAPEAMAGGPLGIVRDGDIISLDCAGGRLDVEISDAEMQQRLADRAETQVKGAKSGYQQLYIDHVLQADEGCDFDFLVGMRGSAVPKHSH from the coding sequence ATGTCAGAGACAAAAAAGAACGTAAAGCTGCGCTCGGCCGAATGGTTCGGCACGCAGGACAAGAACGGTTTCATGTACCGCAGCTGGATGAAGAACCAGGGCATTCCGGACCATGAGTTCCAGGGCAAGCCCATCATCGGCATCTGCAACACCTGGTCGGAACTGACCCCCTGCAACGCCCACTTCCGCAAGATCGCCGAACACGTCAAGAAGGGCATCATCGAGGCGGGTGGCTGGCCCGTCGAGTTCCCCGTATTCTCCTCCGGTGAATCGAACCTCCGTCCCACCGCCATGCTGACCCGTAACCTGGCGTCGATGGACGTCGAGGAATCGATCCGCGGCAATCCGATGGATGCCGTCGTGCTGCTGGTCGGCTGCGACAAGACCACCCCTGCGCTGCTGATGGGTGCCGCCTCCTGCGACATCCCGGCGATCGTCGTCACCGGCGGCCCGATGCTGAACGGCAAGCTGAACGGCAAGAGCATCGGCTCCGGCACCGCCGTCTGGCAGCTGCACGAGCAGGTCAAGGCCGGCGAGATCACCATGCACGACTTCCTGGCCGCCGAAGCGGGCCACTCGCGCTCCGCCGGTACCTGCAACACGATGGGGACGGCGTCCACGATGGCCTGCATGGCCGAGGCGCTGGGCACGTCGCTGCCGCACAACGCCGCCATCCCCGCCGTCGACGCGCGCCGCTACGTGCTGGCCCACATGTCCGGCATGCGCATCGTCGACATGGTGTGGGAAGACCTGCGCCTGTCGAAAATCCTGACCCGCGAGGCGTTCGAGAACGCGATCCGCGTCAACGCCGCCATCGGCGGTTCCACCAACGCCGTGATCCACCTGAAGGCCATCGCCGGTCGCATCGGCGTGGACCTGGAGTTGGAAGACTGGACCCGCGTGGGCCGCGGCACGCCGACCGTCGTCGACCTGCTGCCGTCGGGCCGCTTCCTGATGGAAGAGTTCTACTATGCCGGCGGCCTGCCCGGCGTGCTGCGCCGCCTGGGCGAGCACGGCCTGCTGCCGAACAAGGACGCGCTGACCGTGAACGGCAAGACGATCTGGGAAAACAACCAGGACGCGCCGATCTACGACGAAGAGGTGATCCGCCCGATCGACAAGCCGCTGATCAAGGATGGCGGCATCTGCATCCTGCGCGGCAACCTGGCGCCGCGCGGCGCGGTGCTGAAGCCTTCCGCCGCCTCGCCACACCTGATGCAGCACCGCGGCCGCGCCATCGTATTCGAGGACTTCGACCACTACAAGACCCGCATCCTCGATCCGGACCTGGACGTCGACGAGAACTGCGTGCTGGTCATGAAGAACTGCGGCCCGAAAGGCTATCCGGGCATGGCGGAAGTGGGCAATATGGGCCTGCCGCCGAAGCTGCTCGCCAAGGGCATCAAGGACATGGTGCGCATCTCCGACGCGCGCATGAGCGGCACCGCCTACGGCACCGTCGTGCTGCACGTGGCGCCGGAAGCGATGGCCGGTGGCCCGCTGGGCATTGTGCGTGACGGCGACATCATCTCGCTGGACTGCGCCGGCGGCCGCCTGGACGTCGAGATCTCGGACGCCGAGATGCAGCAGCGCCTGGCCGACCGCGCCGAGACGCAGGTCAAGGGCGCCAAGTCGGGCTACCAGCAGCTCTACATCGACCACGTGCTGCAGGCCGACGAAGGCTGCGACTTCGACTTCCTCGTCGGCATGCGCGGTTCCGCCGTGCCGAAGCATTCCCACTAA
- a CDS encoding glycoside hydrolase family 97 protein, with product MTLTRLIGVAACAAAPFACAQPATSVTSPDGKLAVTVATAANGTVTYRVSRAGKPVLLPSALGLTFEDADLASGLKPAGAGATRRVADRYELATGKRRHVSYAANERTWRYTNPRQQALAVTFRVSNDGVAFRYHATGEQLALRSEATTFALPPLARAWLQPMSVAKTGYQRTNPSYEEHYRMDIPVGTPAPLGAGWVFPALFRTGDTWVAVTEAGMDGSFHASRLQTGSTGGVYRIGAPAPEETFTGGALLPAAQGSMTTPWRVLAIGPLATVVESTLGTDLAAPAPGPIPAWVKPGHASWSWAILKDDYTNFDTQKQFIDYAAGMGWDYTLVDAYWDKKIGYDRLAELAAYANGKGIGLLAWYNSAGAWNDTDMTPRDRMLTHEIRVAEFARLRAMGVKGIKVDFFGGDGQSMIRYYTEILKDAYDAQLLVNFHGATLPRGWSRTWPNLLTAEAVRGFEFTTFTQEDQDAVAPHAAMLPFTRNLFDPMDFTPISFGDIPKIRRTTRNGFELAEAVLFTSGIQHFAEIPQGMASAPDYVQALLRDLPRSWDDSRFVAGEPGKYVVIARKAGDAWYVAGINAQDSAQALVLDLSFAKGAGRIVTDGAGEREFSQADLRAAKRTAIGIAPKGGFVAIFR from the coding sequence ATGACCCTGACTCGCCTCATCGGCGTGGCCGCCTGCGCAGCCGCGCCGTTCGCCTGCGCACAACCGGCCACGAGCGTCACGAGCCCGGACGGCAAGCTGGCCGTCACCGTGGCCACCGCCGCCAATGGCACCGTTACCTATCGCGTCAGCCGTGCCGGGAAGCCGGTACTGCTGCCGTCCGCGCTGGGCCTTACGTTCGAGGATGCCGACCTGGCGTCCGGCTTGAAGCCGGCGGGCGCGGGGGCCACCCGCCGCGTCGCCGACCGCTACGAGCTGGCCACCGGCAAGCGCCGCCACGTCAGCTATGCCGCCAACGAGCGCACGTGGCGCTATACCAATCCACGCCAGCAGGCACTGGCCGTGACGTTCCGCGTGTCGAACGACGGCGTGGCGTTCCGCTACCACGCGACCGGCGAGCAGCTGGCCTTGCGCAGCGAGGCGACGACCTTCGCGTTGCCGCCGCTGGCGCGGGCCTGGCTGCAGCCGATGTCGGTGGCGAAAACCGGCTACCAGCGCACCAATCCGTCTTACGAAGAGCACTACCGCATGGACATCCCGGTGGGCACGCCCGCGCCGCTGGGTGCCGGCTGGGTATTCCCGGCGCTGTTCCGCACGGGCGACACCTGGGTCGCCGTCACCGAGGCGGGGATGGACGGCAGCTTCCATGCTTCGCGCCTGCAGACCGGATCGACGGGAGGGGTCTACCGCATCGGCGCCCCGGCGCCGGAAGAGACGTTCACGGGCGGCGCGCTGCTGCCGGCGGCCCAGGGCAGCATGACGACGCCCTGGCGCGTGCTGGCCATCGGCCCGCTCGCCACCGTCGTCGAATCGACGCTGGGCACCGACCTGGCCGCCCCCGCGCCAGGGCCGATCCCGGCCTGGGTCAAGCCGGGCCACGCGTCCTGGAGCTGGGCCATCCTCAAGGACGACTACACCAATTTCGACACCCAGAAGCAGTTCATCGACTACGCCGCCGGCATGGGCTGGGACTACACGCTGGTAGATGCCTACTGGGACAAGAAAATCGGCTACGACAGGCTGGCGGAACTGGCCGCCTACGCCAACGGCAAGGGCATTGGCCTGCTGGCCTGGTACAACTCAGCCGGCGCCTGGAACGACACCGACATGACGCCGCGCGACCGCATGCTGACGCACGAGATCCGCGTCGCCGAGTTCGCCCGGCTGCGCGCCATGGGCGTGAAGGGCATCAAGGTCGATTTCTTCGGCGGTGACGGCCAGTCGATGATCCGTTACTACACCGAGATCCTGAAGGACGCATACGACGCGCAGTTGCTGGTCAACTTCCATGGCGCCACCTTGCCGCGCGGCTGGTCGCGCACCTGGCCCAACCTGCTGACGGCGGAAGCGGTGCGCGGCTTCGAGTTCACCACGTTCACGCAGGAAGACCAGGATGCGGTGGCACCGCACGCGGCGATGCTGCCGTTCACGCGCAACCTGTTCGACCCGATGGATTTCACGCCGATTTCGTTCGGCGACATCCCGAAGATCCGGCGCACCACGCGCAACGGCTTCGAGCTGGCCGAGGCGGTGCTGTTCACGTCCGGCATCCAGCACTTCGCCGAGATCCCGCAAGGCATGGCGAGCGCGCCGGACTACGTCCAGGCGCTGCTGCGCGACCTGCCGCGCAGCTGGGACGACAGCCGCTTCGTGGCGGGCGAGCCAGGCAAGTACGTCGTCATCGCCCGCAAGGCTGGCGACGCCTGGTACGTGGCCGGCATCAACGCACAGGACAGCGCGCAGGCGCTGGTGCTGGACCTGTCGTTCGCCAAGGGCGCCGGCCGCATCGTCACCGATGGTGCCGGCGAGCGCGAATTCTCGCAGGCGGACCTGCGCGCCGCGAAGCGCACCGCCATCGGCATCGCGCCGAAAGGCGGTTTCGTGGCCATCTTCAGATAG